In Brachypodium distachyon strain Bd21 chromosome 2, Brachypodium_distachyon_v3.0, whole genome shotgun sequence, one genomic interval encodes:
- the LOC100842237 gene encoding granule-bound starch synthase 1b, chloroplastic/amyloplastic, producing MGSVSTYCSYQTNSVGAFKQSPHVQFQQCCHKGVRFLNNESLSVRNKTHMTKTIATKNETRPSPGRSWAPIVCSTGMPIIFVATEVHPWCKTGGLGDVVGGLPPALAAMGHRVMTIAPRYDQYKDTWDTNVLVEVNVGDRTETVRFFHCYKRGVDRVFVDHPMFLEKVWGKTGAKLYGPTTGTDFRDNQLRFCLLCLAALEAPRVLNLNNSEYFSGPYGENVVFVANDWHTAVLPCYLKSIYKQNGIYENAKVAFCIHNIAYQGRFPSADFELLNLPECFMPSFDFIDGHIKPVVGRKINWMKAGITECDLVLTVSPHYVKELTSGPEKGVELDSILRTKTLETGIVNGMDIHDWNPATDKYISVKYNAATVTEARALNKEMLQAEVGLPVDSSIPVVIFIGRLEEQKGSDILIAAIPEFVEENVQIIVLGTGKKKMEEELMLLEAKYPQNARGIAKFNVPLARMMFAGADFIIIPSRFEPCGLIQLQGMRYGVVPICSSTGGLVDTVEEGATGFHMGSFNVEFETVDPADVTAVASNVTRALKQYKTPAFHAMVQNCMAQDLSWKGPAKKWEAALLGLGVEGSQAGIDGEEIAPLAKQNVATP from the exons ATGGGTTCAGTTTCCACTTACTGTTCTTACCAAACAAACAGCGTCGGTGCATTCAAGCAGTCACCTCATGTTCAATTCCAACAATGTTGTCACAAAGGTGTTAGGTTCCTGAATAACGAATCCCTGTCCGTGAGGAATAAGACACACATGACCAAAACAATAGCCACAAAAAATGAAACTCGTCCTAGTCCTGGTAGATCTTGGGCACCTATTGTATGTTCTACTGGAATGCCAataatttttgttgcaactgAAGTGCACCCATGGTGCAAAACTGGAGGCCTTGGCGATGTTGTAGGAGGACTTCCTCCAGCTCTGGCT GCAATGGGGCACCGGGTTATGACGATAGCTCCTCGTTATGATCAGTACAAGGATACATGGGATACAAATGTTCTTGTGGag GTAAATGTTGGTGACAGGACAGAAACGGTGCGCTTCTTCCACTGCTACAAAAGGGGAGTTGACCGTGTTTTTGTGGATCATCCTATGTTTCTCGAAAAG GTATGGGGCAAGACGGGTGCAAAATTGTATGGTCCTACCACTGGAACGGACTTCCGAGATAACCAGTTACGATTCTGCCTTCTGTGCCTT GCTGCATTGGAAGCTCCAAGGGTTCTCAATCTTAACAATTCTGAATATTTCTCTGGACCGTACG GAGAAAATGTTGTCTTCGTTGCAAATGACTGGCACACTGCAGTTCTGCCATGCTATCTAAAGAGCATTTATAAGCAAAATGGAATTTACGAGAATGCTAAG GTTGCTTTCTGCATTCACAATATTGCCTATCAAGGCAGATTTCCCAGTGCAGACTTCGAACTTCTTAATTTACCTGAATGTTTCATGCCTTCATTTGATTTTATTGACGG GCACATTAAGCCTGTTGTTGGGAGAAAGATCAACTGGATGAAGGCAGGGATCACCGAGTGTGATCTGGTCCTTACAGTTAGTCCACACTACGTTAAAGAACTTACTTCTGGCCCAGAAAAAGGTGTCGAATTGGATAGCATCCTTCGTACAAAGACCCTCGAGACTGGAATTGTAAATGGCATGGATATTCATGATTGGAATCCAGCAACAGATAAGTACATCAGTGTCAAGTACAATGCTGCAACG GTAACGGAAGCAAGGGCTCTCAATAAAGAAATGCTACAAGCGGAAGTTGGATTGCCGGTGGACTCAAGCATACCCGTTGTAATTTTCATTGGCCGTCTTGAAGAACAGAAAGGGTCAGACATACTAATTGCAGCCATTCCAGAGTTCGTGGAGGAGAATGTTCAGATAATTGTCCTT GGTAcagggaagaagaaaatggaggAGGAACTGATGCTATTAGAAGCAAAGTACCCACAGAATGCCAGAGGCATAGCAAAATTCAATGTTCCGTTGGCGCGCATGATGTTTGCTGGGGCTGATTTCATAATCATCCCGAGTAGGTTTGAGCCCTGCGGTCTCATTCAGTTGCAAGGGATGAGATATGGAGTG GTTCCGATATGTTCATCGACTGGAGGACTCGTCGACACGGTTGAGGAGGGTGCCACCGGATTCCACATGGGTTCGTTCAACGTTGAG TTTGAAACCGTTGATCCAGCGGATGTTACGGCGGTTGCCTCTAATGTCACACGAGCTTTGAAACAGTACAAAACACCGGCATTCCATGCAATGGTTCAGAATTGTATGGCTCAGGACCTATCTTGGAAG GGACCGGCAAAGAAGTGGGAGGCGGCTCTTCTTGGCCTGGGAGTCGAGGGAAGCCAGGCAGGTATCGACGGCGAGGAGATCGCACCACTTGCGAAACAAAATGTGGCCACTCCCTGA
- the LOC100842549 gene encoding probable mitochondrial import inner membrane translocase subunit TIM21 isoform X2, translating into MAWRRVLSQAARNQSAYAIYNELAAPSPLRSLRSNISAGFSLKNSRWYMIKSSPSNPLTMRECHKVFPSLIRPSASYSTQASDKKTQKERKDLSTTEDPFDDAPTYNIPEKPVTFAEGASYSLVILAGLGVAALAGYAVFKELIFEPKEYKIFGKALARVQSDSQVTARIGYPITGYGSETRNRAARQRVPSRIWTDEEGVEHVEVNFYIRGPHGAGKVYSAMFKDNSDGAWKFTYLLVEFTAPHQGQVMLESYIPA; encoded by the exons ATGGCGTGGCGGCGCGTCCTATCCCAG GCTGCAAGGAATCAGTCAGCATACGCAATCTATAATGAACTGGCAGCCCCCTCCCCTCTTAGGTCACTTAGAAGTAACATCAGTGCAG ggttttctttaaaaaattcAAGGTGGTACATGATCAAGTCGAGCCCATCTAATCCTCTGACAATGCGGGAGTGCCACAAAGTGTTCCCTTCTTTAATAAGACCATCTGCATCTTACTCCACACAAGCATCAGACAAAAAAACCCAAAAG GAGCGAAAAGATTTGTCAACTACTGAAGATCCCTTTGATGATGCCCCTACATATAATATACCTGAGAAGCCAGTGACTTTTGCTGAGGGGGCTTCTTACAGTCTTGTAATACTCGCGGGGCTTGGAGTGGCAGCACTCGCTGGATATGCTGTTTTCAAAGAGCTTATTTTTGAACCAAAAGA GTACAAGATCTTTGGGAAAGCTCTAGCAAGAGTTCAGAGTGATAGTCAG GTTACAGCAAGAATCGGGTACCCTATTACTGGCTATGGTAGCGAAACCAGAAACCGTGCAGCCCGGCAGCGCGTTCCAAGCAGGATTTGGACAGATGAGGAGGGTGTTGAACATGTGGAG GTCAACTTTTATATCCGAGGGCCGCATGGAGCTGGAAAGGTATATTCGGCAATGTTCAAAGATAACTCTGACGGAGCATGGAAGTTCACGTACCTTCTGGTTGAGTTTACAGCACCGCATCAGGGACAAGTAATGTTAGAATCTTACATACCAGCGTAA
- the LOC100842549 gene encoding probable mitochondrial import inner membrane translocase subunit TIM21 isoform X1, which yields MAWRRVLSQAARNQSAYAIYNELAAPSPLRSLRSNISAGVTLRNLHERYYSSYFGSLSRSARDLGSPSEASLLKEIYRSDPERVIQIFEGQPSLHSNPSALSEYVKALVKVDRLDESILLKTLQRGFSLKNSRWYMIKSSPSNPLTMRECHKVFPSLIRPSASYSTQASDKKTQKERKDLSTTEDPFDDAPTYNIPEKPVTFAEGASYSLVILAGLGVAALAGYAVFKELIFEPKEYKIFGKALARVQSDSQVTARIGYPITGYGSETRNRAARQRVPSRIWTDEEGVEHVEVNFYIRGPHGAGKVYSAMFKDNSDGAWKFTYLLVEFTAPHQGQVMLESYIPA from the exons ATGGCGTGGCGGCGCGTCCTATCCCAG GCTGCAAGGAATCAGTCAGCATACGCAATCTATAATGAACTGGCAGCCCCCTCCCCTCTTAGGTCACTTAGAAGTAACATCAGTGCAG GTGTCACACTCAGGAACTTACATGAGAGGTATTATTCAAGCTATTTTGGTAGCCTTTCACGCAGCGCACGAGACCTGGGCTCGCCAAGTGAAGCTTCTCTGTTAAAAGAGATATACAGAAGTGACCCAGAGCGTGTCATACAGATATTTGAAGGCCAGCCTTCATTGCATTCTAATCCTTCAGCACTCTCTGAGTATGTAAAAGCTCTCGTAAAGGTCGATAGGCTGGATGAAAGCATCTTGCTAAAAACATTGCAAAGAG ggttttctttaaaaaattcAAGGTGGTACATGATCAAGTCGAGCCCATCTAATCCTCTGACAATGCGGGAGTGCCACAAAGTGTTCCCTTCTTTAATAAGACCATCTGCATCTTACTCCACACAAGCATCAGACAAAAAAACCCAAAAG GAGCGAAAAGATTTGTCAACTACTGAAGATCCCTTTGATGATGCCCCTACATATAATATACCTGAGAAGCCAGTGACTTTTGCTGAGGGGGCTTCTTACAGTCTTGTAATACTCGCGGGGCTTGGAGTGGCAGCACTCGCTGGATATGCTGTTTTCAAAGAGCTTATTTTTGAACCAAAAGA GTACAAGATCTTTGGGAAAGCTCTAGCAAGAGTTCAGAGTGATAGTCAG GTTACAGCAAGAATCGGGTACCCTATTACTGGCTATGGTAGCGAAACCAGAAACCGTGCAGCCCGGCAGCGCGTTCCAAGCAGGATTTGGACAGATGAGGAGGGTGTTGAACATGTGGAG GTCAACTTTTATATCCGAGGGCCGCATGGAGCTGGAAAGGTATATTCGGCAATGTTCAAAGATAACTCTGACGGAGCATGGAAGTTCACGTACCTTCTGGTTGAGTTTACAGCACCGCATCAGGGACAAGTAATGTTAGAATCTTACATACCAGCGTAA